The Haloarcula sp. H-GB4 genome segment CATGGTAGTGGGGCCGTCTTTACCCTTTCGAGACTGCCCTCGGTGTATTCGGAAAGACTGATTACCGACAGGGAATACCCACAACCATGCGCGAGCGCTTTGACGTGGTAATAGCCGGAGCCGGGCCTGCTGGGGCGCAGTGTGCCCGTGATCTAGCGGAGCGAAACTACGAGGTGCTCGTTCTCGAGACCGAGTCCGAAGACGGGTTCCCGCGTCAGAGCAACAAGTCCACCGCCGGGACGTTCATGTCAGCGATGACGGGCTTTGCGATTCCCGATGACGTGGTAATGAACTACACGGACAACGTCGTCCTTGAGTCCCCTAACGACCACTACGTCCGCAACCAGACCGGAGCCGTTCTTGAGTTCGCGGAGTTCAAACAGTGGCTTGTCTCGGAGGGGCGGGACAAGGGCGCGACCTACCGCTTTGACTCCCGCGTTTCGGCCCCCATCATGGAGAACGGGGAAATCGTCGGTGTCCGCTACGACGGCGACGAAGAGGTGTACGCGGACATCGTCATCGACGCCACTGGCCCTGCCGCGCCGCTGGCGAAGGAACTAGACGTGTGTAACCTCCAGCGGAATCATCAGGCTATCGGCGTCGAATACGAGTTTGAGGGCGTCGAAGTCGACCACGACGACTACGCCGACCTCCGTGACGCGATGATGCTCCGTCTGGATCACGACCTCGCTCCAGGTGGCTACTCTTGGATTTTCCACACTGGTGAAGACACGGCGAAAGTGGGCCTTTGTTACATCCAGAACGGCTCCCACCAGAAGTACGCGAAAGACGGGATGGGGATCGACGACTATCTGGAGTACTGGCTCGATTCGGACCCCCGGTTCGACGACGCCGAGCGGATCGAGGGCACGCAAGCTCACCGCGGGTCGGCCCACATCCAGCCACCCGATTCGATGAGCACGGACAACTTCATGGCTATCGGCGACACTGTCCCGACTGTTGACCCGCTATGGGGCGAGGGAATCCACAAAGGGATGAAGTCGGCCCGCGCTGCCGCCGCGACGGCTGACTCAGCGCTCAAGCCAGACGAACCCGACACGTCGGCGGAGAACCTCTCCGTCTACGACCAGCTCTGGCACAGCGAGGTGGCCCCGAAACACAACGCGCGCCTGATGATGACGGAACTGCTGTATCTCGCCCCGAACGAACGGTATGACCAGCTGATGGATGACCTCCGGAGTACCGGACAGGACACCCTCAGGCAGATCAACGGCGGCGACCGTCGGGCGATCGCGAAGCTAACCCACCTCTCTGACATGCCGATTCTCGTCGAATACGCGCGCCGTCGCCTCGATATTTGACGCGGCTGCACGAAGTGCGGCAGGTTTTTTTCCGCCGGCCCGGAGTTTCAGATGATGGAAACCCCCGTTGGTGTAGTCGGTGACGACGCCCTGGCAGATGTGCTTCGAGACGCCGGCGTGGCTGTTGAACGGGGTCGTGATGGCGCTGTTCCGAAGACCGACCGAGTCGTCGCTGCTGGTGAGGACGCCGTCGCTGCCGTGGCACGGGCCGAGGGTGACCCGCTCGTGTTACCGGTCGCAGCGGGTCGCGGCGTCCGGTCAGTGCCACGCGACGACGCCGTCGCCGCTGTGTCGGGACTTGCTGATGCCCGGATTGAGACGCATCCAGTTCTCCACGTGACAATGCCTGACGGGACGGTCGAACAGGCATTCTGGGACGTGACTCTCGTCACCGCCGACGCCGCTCGCATCTCTGAGTTCACTATCGCGTCGACAGCCGACCGCATCGGACAGTTCCGGGCCGACGGTGTCGTAATCGCGACGGCTGCCGGCTCACCGGGCTATGCCCACCGCGTCGGCGGTCCGATTCTGGCACCGTCGGACCAGGCAGTGGTGGCACCGATCGCACCGTTTGCAACCGACCCGGATCACTGGGTGTTGCCTGTCGACGGACTCAGTGCTTCGATTGAGCGCGACGAGGCGACTGTCGAGTTGCTCGTCGATGACCGCATATCCCGCCCCGTCAGCTATCAGGAGCGTATCACAATCTCGGTCGGGTCGCCCGTCCGGACCGCTGTTGTCGACGAAAGCCGGTCCAGATTCGAGTGAGATTGGAAAGACACTAATGGACGGTGGACAGAGCTTTGCATATGCAGCCATCCGTAACGCTCTTTGGGCCACTGGATACCATTCTGGGGAACCCCACAGTCGGCGGTTCGTTCCTCATCGAGTACATCATCTTCGGAGTGGTAATTGTAAACTTCCTCACGCGGCAACTCGCCCATAGAAGCCACGTCAAACAGTACGAAAACGATGGCGCGGACGCGATCAGCCGCCACCCGGCACACACGTTCACCAACATCGCACTGGTCGTGCTGTCGTTTTTCTACATGACGCTCCACCACCATGGCGGGATGGTCTTGTCCGTGCTCGTACTCGGTGCGGTCATCACTGACTTCTTCGAGTTCGAGTCCCGAAAAGTCGAAGCCCGCCGTGACATCCCGCTGGAACGGCCGAAAGGGGCCATCGTCGCTGCTCTCGTGATGTTCATGTACGCGGGCTACCAGAGCTTGTTCTGGGTCATCAAGGGTCCCTGGAGCTCCATCGTCTGAACACCGCCCCCGTTTTGCCGTCATCAAGCACCTGTACTTTGCTAGCCGTGCCTATCGATAGCCCCGCGTATGCGGCCGGCAATCACATCACACCAATTACTTTGCGAATGTACATTCAAGTAGTAAATAAGTGCATGTTTACTTAATTTTGAGTGTTCTGGCCGACAGAATGGCCTAGAATCAGGCGAAATTGTTTAATACTATCGATGTAGTTGTGTCTATGTAGACGAAAATGTCACACAGGTCCCTCACTACGGCGCTGACACTGTACCGCGGGGAAACACTCACACTAGAAGAAGCGGCGACGTACAGCGGGGTGTCACCGACAAAGTTCGCCGCGGCGCTTCGTTCCCGCGGGATTCAGGTACGTGACGAAGACAGCCCACCGGTCAATCGGACTGCAAACTGAGGGGGGCGTCGGTCCCGAAAAAAGCTACTGCGTACTGTTACGCCGACCGCTCGTTCAGGTACGTCTGGAATTCACTGATCAGTGGAAGCACGACCCAGAAGGTCAGCGCGCCCAGCACTGCGAACCAGAAGAGCGCGTCGCCCATGAACAGGGCAATCTGGTCGAACGTGGTCGGTTCTTCGATGGTAAGTTCGCCGATGAGCTGTGCCCCTTCGAAACTCGGCGTGTTGTACCAGCCCTTGACGGTCATCCAACCCAGTCCGCCGACCATGAGGCACGCGAACCCCTTCATGAACTCGTCAGCCATTATCCGAACGTTAGGTAGCGTCGTCTTTAGACTTTCCCATTTCCTCGGTACGGAACCGTGTCGAAAACGCATAGACGACTGTGCCAGCGAGGATACACGCGATTCCGGCGATGCCGACCGGAACATCGATCTCCGAGGCAGGCGCTGACGCCCGCTGTGTTGCCACGTCGACGAGGATGAATCCGGCGACGACACTGACGATCGCAAACAGCGTTGAAAACACTGTCACGGCTTTGTACACACGAAGCGGCACCACAACGTCCCGCCGCTCTGAACCGTCTTCAGTCCCCGCTGACTGGTCCTCTGTCATCGGTACTAGTAAGGACGGGAGCCACTTTACTGCGGCGAGACGGGGCCGCAATGCTTGCGGTGGAAACGAGCTGTGGGTGAAAAGAAATGACGGAGGAACCGACCGACCGGGGTTACTTCGGCGGTCGTAGCCGGTAGTACCGACGGTTGAGGTCGAACATGTAGCCCTCGCGCATCGTCTTGAGCACTGCGTAGGTGATCGTCGCGCTGACGATGGGGACGAGGAACGTCAGGTCGAACAGCAGATGTGGTGCTATCGGGGCGAGGTTCTTGATGGACAGTGCGGCAATGGTTAGGCTGAAGATGACGCCGGACATCCCGACCGCAGCCCAGAACGGCTGCTCGACTGGTCGGCGGGCCGACCCCTTGTTCAGGAAGGGGACGATGGCGACGAAGCCGACGACCACGACGTTTGCCAGCACACCGTAGGTTCGGTCGGCCATGAGCTTTGAGCCGCCGAGGATGCTCAGATCGGGGTTCAGCGGGCCAAGCTTGAGCAGGCCGAAAGACCAGTAGAGATACCAGTCCGGCAGGATAATCGCTGGCGTCACGCTGGAGTTGGCCGGATTCGGCATCTCCGGGGGCAGCGTCGCCGAGACGAACAGGATCATGCCCACGAAGAAAGACGTCAGCGCGATGTTGCGCATCATCTCGTGGGGCCAGGCCGGGAACGCGAGCACGTCACGCTCGACGTAGTCCGACTGCTGGCGAAGGTCCTGGTCCTCGCGGCGCGCCCGCTCGAAGTACTCGTACGTCAGCCGGGAGAGCCCCTGGGTCCGCTCTTTGCGTTCGGACCACGCTGGGGTCTCATCGTCCGGCGAGACGATACCGGTGCCGGAACCGTCCGTGCGAACGTCGTCTGTGTCGTTGTCGCTCATAGTATTAGTGTGGTTCAGCGATCCCCTGCATCCAGACGATGCCGATGTGGACCGCGATGATGGCAGTCGTGATGAACGGCAGGAAGAACACGTGCAGGATGTACATCCGTTGTAGCGTGGCCTGCGAGAGCGTGAACCCGCCGAACATCAGCTGTGCAACCCACTCACCGATGAGCGGGATTGAGAGGGACATCTCGACTCCGATCTGGCCGGCCCAGAACGAGAGCTGGCTCCACGGCAGCAGATAGCCGGTGTATCCGAACACCAGGGTTAGCGAAATCAGGACGATGCCGATGAGCCAGTTCAGCTCGCGCGGTTCCTTGTATGCCCCGGTGAAGTACACACGGAGCATGTGGAGGAACACCGCGGCGACCATAATCTGCGCGGCCCAGCGGTGAACCGAACGCAGGAAGTAGCCGAGGTTGAGCTGGCCCATGATGAGCATCACTGAGTCGTACGCAACCGTCGGCGACCCGTCGGCAGCCGCGGCGGCTGGAGCATAGTAGAAGCCCAGCAGCGCGCCTGATATCGCGGCAACGATGTACGCAACTGTTGAGAACGACCCGAGTGCGTACAGTGGGTACCAGTACCAGAATTTGTTGTCGAGGTTGTACTGTTCCGTGTGGCTCTTCGGCATTTGCATGTTGACCTTGTAGTAGAGATCTTCGAGGATCTCTAGGTAGTCAACGACGCGCAGCCGTCGGTCGAGCCAGACAAGCACGGTCAGGTACACCGATTCGATCGGCGTCAACTCGCGCGATTCCATCCAGCCTTTGTGATCGTGTTCGTCTTTGCGTTCGAGACTCATTGGTTACTCCGTCTGTGGTGGGCGTGGCAGCGCCACGAACGTCGCTTGCACGGGGCTGAACGGGTCATACACGGACTGGTGGCACTGACAATAGATATTGTTGGCCGCGCCGAAGTTAGCGCTCCCGGTCTGCGTTTTGAACCCGGGTACACAGCAGAAGTGCGTGCATTTGTTCAGCCAGGCAATAAAGCCTTGGTCAGTTGCCTCGGAGACGAATGACTGGACGCTTCCGGGAAGGTCCGCGTACTTGCCCTCGCCGTTGGCCATCTTCTCGACCTCGGCTGACCGGATTATTTGCACCGGAGCGCCGTTCTTTCCGTCGCTGTTGGTCCGCCAGACGACGCTCGCAGGCTTCCCGACGCCGGGGTCGCCGATTCCGTTGCCCCAGTCCTGGTAGTCCTCGAACATATCGACCGTGAGTGGTTTGCCGGACTCGTACTCTCCCTGCCAAGAGAAGGTCCCGGTGTCGTTGAGAAACGTGCTGTTCCGGTCAGACTGGGGGTAGATAGCGGCAGTGCTCTGGATACCACAGTACTGGAACCACTGCGAGGAGTAGTCGATACCGCTCCCGCCGAAGTCCGGTGCAACGGCCGCACCGGCGTTCTCGTCGTACTCTGGCCAAAGCCCACTGATCTCGCCACCGTCGATTTCGATTGGGATGATCGGCATCCCCCGCGGGGCCGGTCCACCGGTGTTCTCGACGGCGACGAACGGGGTTGTCCCGCCGCCTTCGCCGGCGGAGTCTGTCGTCGCGTCGACGGCTGCCGCGCCACCGACGCCAACGCCCGAGAGTGCAGCGCTTCCGACGACGCCCTTTACAAAGCGACGACGGCCTGTTTCGGCCGGGTATTTGTCTTCATCAAGTGGCATGTTATTTCTTGTAGTATGGGTACACTGCGCGTTTGAACGTCTCTGCAAGCTCGTCGCCGTCCGCCACCGTCGTGCCGTCGACGTCTTCCTGACGGATGTAGAGGTCCTCCCACTTACGACGGCGTTTCTTGACGATCATCACGTCAGGGAGGAACTCCTTGCGGTACAGCAGCATGATGAACGAGAGATCGATGAAAATTGCCGTCAGCACGCCACCGAGGAACATATTTGCCTCGATGAGTCGGACCGTCAGCGACGCGCCGATGCCGGACGCCCACCCGGCAATCATGCCGTAGGTGAAGAGCCCGACCAGGCCAACCTGAATAATGGTCAGGAGCACGATGCCGACAGCCGCTGCTGTGCTCTCGCGTGGCGGTTCGTATCGGTGAATATCGCCGTAGGTGGAGCCTTCGGATGCCATCAGTTGTTCCCTCCGCTAGTGTGGGGCGACTCGCCGTACTTCAGCTGGAAGAACGTGTAAATCAGTGGGATGATGACTGCAAGTCCAGCACCGAACCCGACGTAGTGTGGCTGTATGGGGACGCCGGCCTCGTGGGGGGCGACCTCGACGGGGCCGCCACCACCGATTGTCTGTGTCGCATACTCCTCACCGACAACGATAGCCCCCTTCATGTTGAGTCCCTCGTGGGGGACACAGAGGTACGGGTAAATGCCGTCCTCTTCGAAGGTGTGTTCGTAGTTGACGCCGGCACTGGAGGCCGTACTGCCGGAGTCCAGCGGACCATCGCCGTCCGAGACGACGTTGTGCCCGCCACCGTTGCCTGTCCATTCCCACTGGACAGTCGCGCCGTTGTCCACGTGGACGGCTGGCGGACCGAACCCGTACGCGCCGCCGTTGGCCTGCACGCCGACCTCGACAGTTACTGTATCCTGTCCGGTCGCGTCAACGGTCGACCCGTCGAAGTTCCCGACCTGGTCCAGGAAACCGCCGTAGTCCGGGACGGTTTCGCCACCGCCACCGCCTTCCTCCTGTGCGGCGGCTGCGCCGGTGGCACTGAGGGTCGCCGCGGCACCGGCGGCCCCCCCTGCTGTCCGGACGAACTCCCGTCTGTTCATATACACTGTGGAATCAGGACTGAGTTTGTATAAACCCACCGAATACCACCCGCAGGAACCGTCATTACCCGGCTTCGTCAGTTTCGCCAGCCCCTTCTTCAGACCCCGAATTCTGCGGGCTCAGCTCCGGAACGAACTCCGGTCGTTCGCCGTCCTCGAGTCCGATGGCCCGCAGTCTGTCTCGGTACTCCTCAGAGCGGAACGTGTCCGAGAGCCTCGCGTTTGCGACGGTGAAAAAGAGGACGAGCGACACGCCGATGAAGGCAACGCCAGCCACGACTAGCAGCGCGATGCTGGTCCCCCTGTTGCCGATGACGCCAGCGGTCGCCAGTGCTGCACCTCCCAGCAGGGCAATCCCGGCAAGGAACTGTGCCCCGGCAATCGCCTGTAACATCCAGTTCCCGAGTTCGCCGCCACCTTCGGGGACCTCCTCCGGCTTGGGGAGGGGCCTGTCGGGGACACTCTCGGGCACGTCATAGGAATCCATCGAACACAATGCGACCGTGGGCTTCACGTCGCGCATGACGGTCCCCTCACCTTCGAGGCTTCCATCGGGATAGACGACAGCGTAGCCTTCGTCGGAGTACGCAAGCACCCGCGGCGGATCCTGATGGTGTTCGATACGGGCGAACACGTCACGGCTTGCGACGCGGTTTCGCAGGTCCCGCGTGACCCGGTCGAGGAGTTCGTCGCCGATGATCCAGGACTCCTCATCGAAGGCAACGTCCCACTCTTCAGCAGTCATCTCGGCCATGTCTGCCGGGCCGAAGTTGTCGAAGTCGTACTTCTCTTCAACCTGTTTCCGGAGTGCCTCCGTGTCGAGTTCCTCGCCCGACTCGCCGTCTTCGCCCGTCTCACCGCCGTCGCCTTCAGCCCCGTGTTCACCGGGCTCGGTTTCGGCAGTTACCGCGTCCGCAGGGGTATTCCCGCGCTCGTCCTCCGTTGGAGACGTCGAGTCCGGGTCGGCCATTGCTCGGGTGTACGGACCGCGATGGCTTACAAGTTCTGACCTTCTGCATCCGGCAGTCTTTAGCGAGCACTGTCCCTAGGTCGGCCCATGGTGTCGGACGGCCTCGTGGCCACAGTCGTGTTACTGTCGGTGAGTCTCAGCCTCCCCTGTTTCCTGTATGGCGCGTACTACATCATCGAGACGGAGCCGGTCACCTGGGACGTGCTTGTGCATCACCTGAAGTTCGTCACGACGGGGCTGGTGCTGACCACCGTTCCGATGGTGTTTTGGATGATCCCACGGCTCCCGGACCAACTTGGAGGCCTATCCGCTGTCCACGCGATGCTCGGTCTGCAGGCATACGCGCTGCTTGCCTTCGGCGGGACGGGTATTGTCCGTATCTTCCGCGCGAAGCGGAAACACGACCTCTACAACGAGTATGATGAAGACCTATTACTGGACGAAATCGGCGACGAGACGTTCAGCCACTGGCGTTCTCGGCTCCGTATCGGGGTGTTCGGCTACGTAATCTTCTGGCTGCTGGCGTATCTGGTCGGTATCGCTCGGTACGCCCTCCGGTATGTGGCGTGAGTGTCGCTGACAGCCGGTCTGATTCTCGGCTTCTGCGAATGGACTATATGTTTCATTAGCCTTGCATGTCCATCGCTAGCTGTGGTTCCAATGTATGAACACATCCTCTTTCCAACCGACGGTAGTGACGGAGCAGCAGCCGCGCTGGAACATGCACGCAATCTTGCCGAAACGCACGACGCGACGTTACACATCATGACCGTGCTCGATACGTCGTCGCCGCACATCGGAATGACCTCCGCGGGCCCGGAGGGCGCGACGACCGGCATGATTGCTGAGGAACACGACGAGTCGGAGCCGGGCATGGTCGGCGAAAAGCATAACATCGACTCGTCACTGCAGGATCGGTCACAGGCCATTGTCGAGGCGGCGGCGGACGAAGTCGACACAGTCGATACCGTCACCGCCATCGAACGCGGTCCGCCGCACAGGGCAATCCTCGACTATGCCGACGAGAACGATATCGACCTCATCGTCATGGGCACCCACGGTCGGACGGGTATTGAACGGTATCTGCTCGGTAGCGTCGCCGAAAAGGTCGTTCGCACGTCCGACGTGCCAGTGCTCACTGCGCGCCTCAGTGACGACGAAAACTAAGTCGCCCAGCGCGAGGCTACCACGCCTCGCCGCTGGCGAGGTCGCCCTCGCTGTCGCCCTTTTCCGAGGGACAGATGTCCGCGAGCACGCACGCCTCACAGTCGGCCGAGCGCGCACCACACACGGCTCGCCCGTGGTCGATGAGCAGGTGCGTAAATTGTTGCCACTCGGTTTCGGGCACCACGTCGAGCAGGTCCTGCTCGATAGCTTCCGGGCGCTCTTCTTCGGTGAGCCCCAGCCGCCGCGAGAGCCGCTGGACGTGCGTGTCGACGACGATGCCCTCGACGACATCGTGGCCATGCTGGAGGACAACGTTCGCCGTCTTACGGCCGACACCTGGGAGATCAGTGAGAGCGGACATCGTATCAGGGACCTCGCCGTCGTGTTCTTCGGCCAGGATTTCACCGATTCCCTGAAGATAGCCGCCCTTGTTGTTGTGGAACGTGATGCCGTAGATGTCCTCGGCGAGTTGCTCCTCGGAGGCCGCAGCATAGTCCTCAGCACTCTGGTACTTCTCGAACAGGTCTGCTGTGACCTCGTTGACTCGTTCGTCAGTACACTGTGCGGAGAGGACGACGGCAATCAGCAGTTCCAGACGGCTGCTGTAGTTCAGTGAAATCGCCGAATCGGGGTATTCCTCGTGCAGTCGGTCGACGACCTCCGTTGCCTGTTCCTTGCGTGACTCCAGCGGCGTTCCCATATCTCACGGCAGTACTGTGTTCCCTTTGGCGTGTCGTTCTCCACTGCCTGCTGATTACATGTTACCACTACACAACCTATGGCAACACCCTTGTGTCAACTATGGGTTATTTCATGCGTGCCAGGACCAGTGTTCATCCACGGCGAGCGGGTGACGCTCCACCCGCAGCAAGCAACCGATAGCGACCTGCTACAGCAGCTATTAAACGAGCCACAAGTCCGGCATAATATCGGCTTCAACGAGCCACTTTCCGAGCCTGCCGCCGAAGACCTTGATAACCGCGATGCCGACACGCACTTTGTCGTCTGTGTGG includes the following:
- a CDS encoding digeranylgeranylglycerophospholipid reductase, whose product is MRERFDVVIAGAGPAGAQCARDLAERNYEVLVLETESEDGFPRQSNKSTAGTFMSAMTGFAIPDDVVMNYTDNVVLESPNDHYVRNQTGAVLEFAEFKQWLVSEGRDKGATYRFDSRVSAPIMENGEIVGVRYDGDEEVYADIVIDATGPAAPLAKELDVCNLQRNHQAIGVEYEFEGVEVDHDDYADLRDAMMLRLDHDLAPGGYSWIFHTGEDTAKVGLCYIQNGSHQKYAKDGMGIDDYLEYWLDSDPRFDDAERIEGTQAHRGSAHIQPPDSMSTDNFMAIGDTVPTVDPLWGEGIHKGMKSARAAAATADSALKPDEPDTSAENLSVYDQLWHSEVAPKHNARLMMTELLYLAPNERYDQLMDDLRSTGQDTLRQINGGDRRAIAKLTHLSDMPILVEYARRRLDI
- a CDS encoding ATP-NAD kinase; translation: METPVGVVGDDALADVLRDAGVAVERGRDGAVPKTDRVVAAGEDAVAAVARAEGDPLVLPVAAGRGVRSVPRDDAVAAVSGLADARIETHPVLHVTMPDGTVEQAFWDVTLVTADAARISEFTIASTADRIGQFRADGVVIATAAGSPGYAHRVGGPILAPSDQAVVAPIAPFATDPDHWVLPVDGLSASIERDEATVELLVDDRISRPVSYQERITISVGSPVRTAVVDESRSRFE
- a CDS encoding UPF0175 family protein; its protein translation is MSHRSLTTALTLYRGETLTLEEAATYSGVSPTKFAAALRSRGIQVRDEDSPPVNRTAN
- a CDS encoding cytochrome bc complex cytochrome b subunit, whose amino-acid sequence is MSDNDTDDVRTDGSGTGIVSPDDETPAWSERKERTQGLSRLTYEYFERARREDQDLRQQSDYVERDVLAFPAWPHEMMRNIALTSFFVGMILFVSATLPPEMPNPANSSVTPAIILPDWYLYWSFGLLKLGPLNPDLSILGGSKLMADRTYGVLANVVVVGFVAIVPFLNKGSARRPVEQPFWAAVGMSGVIFSLTIAALSIKNLAPIAPHLLFDLTFLVPIVSATITYAVLKTMREGYMFDLNRRYYRLRPPK
- a CDS encoding cytochrome bc complex cytochrome b subunit — translated: MSLERKDEHDHKGWMESRELTPIESVYLTVLVWLDRRLRVVDYLEILEDLYYKVNMQMPKSHTEQYNLDNKFWYWYPLYALGSFSTVAYIVAAISGALLGFYYAPAAAAADGSPTVAYDSVMLIMGQLNLGYFLRSVHRWAAQIMVAAVFLHMLRVYFTGAYKEPRELNWLIGIVLISLTLVFGYTGYLLPWSQLSFWAGQIGVEMSLSIPLIGEWVAQLMFGGFTLSQATLQRMYILHVFFLPFITTAIIAVHIGIVWMQGIAEPH
- a CDS encoding Rieske 2Fe-2S domain-containing protein; this translates as MPLDEDKYPAETGRRRFVKGVVGSAALSGVGVGGAAAVDATTDSAGEGGGTTPFVAVENTGGPAPRGMPIIPIEIDGGEISGLWPEYDENAGAAVAPDFGGSGIDYSSQWFQYCGIQSTAAIYPQSDRNSTFLNDTGTFSWQGEYESGKPLTVDMFEDYQDWGNGIGDPGVGKPASVVWRTNSDGKNGAPVQIIRSAEVEKMANGEGKYADLPGSVQSFVSEATDQGFIAWLNKCTHFCCVPGFKTQTGSANFGAANNIYCQCHQSVYDPFSPVQATFVALPRPPQTE
- a CDS encoding halocyanin domain-containing protein, whose amino-acid sequence is MNRREFVRTAGGAAGAAATLSATGAAAAQEEGGGGGETVPDYGGFLDQVGNFDGSTVDATGQDTVTVEVGVQANGGAYGFGPPAVHVDNGATVQWEWTGNGGGHNVVSDGDGPLDSGSTASSAGVNYEHTFEEDGIYPYLCVPHEGLNMKGAIVVGEEYATQTIGGGGPVEVAPHEAGVPIQPHYVGFGAGLAVIIPLIYTFFQLKYGESPHTSGGNN
- a CDS encoding universal stress protein: MYEHILFPTDGSDGAAAALEHARNLAETHDATLHIMTVLDTSSPHIGMTSAGPEGATTGMIAEEHDESEPGMVGEKHNIDSSLQDRSQAIVEAAADEVDTVDTVTAIERGPPHRAILDYADENDIDLIVMGTHGRTGIERYLLGSVAEKVVRTSDVPVLTARLSDDEN
- the nth gene encoding endonuclease III, whose protein sequence is MGTPLESRKEQATEVVDRLHEEYPDSAISLNYSSRLELLIAVVLSAQCTDERVNEVTADLFEKYQSAEDYAAASEEQLAEDIYGITFHNNKGGYLQGIGEILAEEHDGEVPDTMSALTDLPGVGRKTANVVLQHGHDVVEGIVVDTHVQRLSRRLGLTEEERPEAIEQDLLDVVPETEWQQFTHLLIDHGRAVCGARSADCEACVLADICPSEKGDSEGDLASGEAW